TCAACTTTTTCTTCCCTAAACCAAGCTACTTTCTCAAGTCCTAGCTCAAGAGTAACCCTTCCAGTTGTTCGAGCCAAAACCCTTAGAATCACTCTTGGTTCTCTCCCACACCTAATCCTTCAACAAATCCTGTCTTCCTCTTCAGAAGTCATTTTGACTTGTGTGCTAGTTGACTAGCTCAACTTTCATGCTGCCTATTCTGATAGACTTGTTTTTCTGTTAAACTCTGCCCCAACTAAAAGCTACTTTTGTTTATAAGACCCTTTTCACTTTTAATCATCTCACCCAAACACGTTGAGAAATTTACAAGCTTTCTTGTAAACTGATGAATTAGCCCAAAATTAGTAGTAGCAGGACTACTAAATACTAGGTAAATGCTCAGagcaggtctttttttttccacccagCGCAGATCTAAATGACAGCAACTGCTCAAGAGTCCAATTGTCTCAGGTTATATGCTGGATGCTGCTATATGTAATGGGCACCTTAACTAACAAAAAACGGCTTTTTTGAAGTATAAAGCTAAAACTGACATTACAAGAGTTCAACATGAATACTTTTGCATAAGCCAGggaaaagaagtatttttaagTTGAATCCAGAGaagtaaagttttaaaagatttcaCTCATACTTGaagttttgaaaacttttattttacatacaaAGAGCTAGTATTATTTCCACCTAGGGGTGATGTGCTGGATGAGCCATATAAGGAAGTTCAGTTAgtccaactgaaaaaaaagaaaaaaagaaaatgaattaattcAAAATGCCTTAAACATCCATTTTATTCTCagaaagaaatggttcattgtagAATGAGGTTTAAACTGGAAATCTGACCCACCCAAACTAGTAATCCAGACCTAAATagcttaaatatttactgaacacctactacaAGCTACTCCATGAATCTCAGCTTGATCTGTAACTGAATTTTAGTATTGGGACACCCACTTCTACCATCAAAGAAATTTCCCAGTAGAAAAACATTGCTTCAGAAAATTATCCTTACCAAAAGCTCAGGACTGTCATTAAGTAGTAACTAACAACACAGCTAATATTTTGTTACTCattgtgtgccagacactattctaTAAGACATTCGTTAAGTCAATtcatttcttcttaatctcttaatCACAAAACTGGCAGACTTGAGTCCATTCTCCCATCTGTGATAGAGTTATTTCAACTTCCATAATTAACACTAAACAAGTATTTCTTAAGTATTCGGTCAAAATCAAAAGTTTAAGCTTCAGATACTTTGTCACAGAAATCGCACATTAACAATTCATCTCCGCTATTACATTAACAAATTATACCCACGGTAATACTTCAACGTAAGAGCTAATTTAAACAAATACGTTGTACTCAACATTGTTGCATTCTAATTACTAATAAAAAggtagtgacagatttttataTCTCAAAGAGCCAGTTCGAAATTaatcttcaacttaaaaaaaaaaaaaaacaactaacatTTAAGTGACTTTTAGGAGCCAAGAAACCGTCACATATAATTTTTGCAACAACCCtactatttatttttcacaggaaaAAACTTAAACTTTTGAGTGACTTGACCAAAGTCATGACTATTAAATGACAGATCTCTGAATCCTGCAAAGATCTAGCCCCAAACCTCAAGCTCATTCCACTACATGACCCTATTCAGTTATTTCAGGGCAGCGGTCAAGGCATGTGTTTTGCCGAAAATTAACAAGATATGATTAGTGATCTAATGTTTCATTTTAGCGACTTCTAAAAAGTAATGTTTACCCAACATTACATATAGCACCTAAAACTAACAGAAGTGGGTAAAAAGGTATTAGAAAAACTACTTTTCCACGCCTTCACATCCCCCCCAATAATATTAAGATGACTGCCGAGCCTCTCAACTGTGTTGTCCGCTACAAAGGAAGAGCCCTGCTACCTAAAAGAAAAACGGCATTGATCAAACGCAAACACCCAACGGCCGGCTTGTCGGCCCCTCCCGAAACAGGAGACCATGGCGTCCGCCAGCGTACCTTAATGAAGCCGATGTCCTTCGCATACTGGCGGAAACACTGGCGGCACATATTGAGGCCGTATTTCCGGATCAGACCGTGCCGGTTTGAGCAGACCCGGCTGCAAAAAGAAACGGCATTATCATTAGTCACAGAAAGTAAAGTATCGGCACTCGGCGCGGGGGGGGTGCCCATCACTCGCACTGCAGGTCACCACGGACTCATCCGAGGCCTGTAAATGGCGGCAGCCACCTCTCCGATTCCGTCTGCCCCCACGCGCCGCCCGTGGGCTCCTCTATATTCTATTTCAAGCAGTGTCGCGCCCCAAAGCAACCCTTCCATACAGCCACATTCTGTTTCTCACCAAGAGCGAGAACCCTGGCCGAATTTTCTCGGATGGCTCCAGTAGAGCTGCTGGTGACCCATGTTGCTTTCTCGGTTGCAACGAGGTAAAAGGAACGAGAGAGCGTACGCATGCGCTCTTCAAAATTTTAGGACCCTTTACCCAGAAAGCAGTGCTGACAAACGGTGCGTGCGCAATGCGTCTACGGAGTCGCAGGGGCGGGGAGAGGCTTGGAAATATTCTAGGCCGGCACAGCTGATGACGTCACCACACCTCAGCCTCAAGTGTTGTCTTGCGCTGCCCTGCGATCGCCGGGCGCGGTGGCGCGCGCCTGTAATCCCAGCTACTcgggaggctgaggctggaggatCGCTTGAGCTCAGGAGTTCTGGGCTGCAGTGCGCTATGCCGATCGGGTGTCCGCACTAAGTTCGGCATCAATATGGTGACCTCCCGGGAGCGGGGGACCACCAGGTTGCCTAAGGAGGGGTGAACCGGCCCAGGTCGGAAACGGAGCAGGTCAAAACTCCCGTGCTGATCAGTAGTGGGATCGCGCCTGTGAATAGCCACTGTACTCCAGCCTGGGCAACATAGCGAGACCCTGTCTCTTTTGAGCCTCCAGGAAAGAGTTTtgaacttttaagaaataaacgACGTAACTATTCTGTTTATTCCTCGTCGTCTGAACCTTTATATAttcttctaattaaaattttgcacttggaaaaagaattttttctggACTCAGCACTGACACCTACTGGAATAAAATTGCAAAATAACTTAAAACCTACTGTAATAATTAGGAGTGGACGGTAGGAGTTGCTGTTTTGTTAGGCAACTTCTTTTTAGTTGGCACACAGCTTCTAGAGACACCTACACTATTCAGGAAAAATGACATGAGATAATGTCTTTAATATTTAAGTGTAGCTAGTTGAgtttaaagtaagaaaaagtaAATAGCCAATGTGTGCTGCTTTGACTAGATGATTCGGTAATAAAACAACTTGTGAAAACCAAATGCCATCCAATAAACTAGTGAAAACTGTCCCTAAAATCCACGTAGTCATTTATAATGTTTCTAAATAAACCTAAAGTTATACATGGCTCTGATATCAAAGCTTTAACCAGATCTATAAAATGTACCACAGGGTGCAATAatgcagaaaattttttttttttttttttttttttggcagagtcTTGGCTCTGCTCCGCTCCCAAGCTTGTATGGGACCTTGGCGAAGTCAGTTCACCTCCACAGACTGCAGTATCTCAGCAGCAAAATGAAGCCGGCATAGTTTGGGTCAGCGTTTTTCAAACTTTACACaggaaatattgttaaaatgcagattctgattctgtaggtctggggtggggcctaggattctgcattttttttttttttttttttttttttttctttttttttttctttttgatatgaatcagccatagatttacacttattccccatcccgatcccccctcccatctccctctccacccgattcctctgggtcttcccagtgcaccaggcccgagcacttgtctcatgcatcccacctgggctggtgatctgtttcaccatagatagtatacatctgttttgaaacatcccaccctcaccttctcccacagagttcaaaagtctgttctgtatttctgtgtctctttttctgttttgcatatagggttatcgttaccatctttctaaattccatatatatgtgttagtatgctgtaatgttctttatctttctggcttacttcactctgtataaggggctccagtttcatccatctcattaggactggttcaaatgaattctttttgacggctgagtaaaattccatggtgtatatgtaccacagcttccttatccattcatctgctgatgggcatctaggttgcttccatgtcctggctattataaacagtgctgcgatgaacattggggtgcatgtgtctctttcagatctggtttcctcagtgtgtatgcccagaagtggtattgctgggtcatatggcagttctatttccagttttttaaggaatctccacactgttttccatagaaaaTTTTTATACATGAACTCTTATACTAGAATTGAAATACCATACCTCTTGAAGCTATATTGTTTCAGGTCTAGTGCCCCTCCCAATCTAAATTAGGCACTTTGCTACCTGATAAAGGAAGGAGTCAAGCCAGAGATTTAAAAACTGATATGACCTGATCCTGCTCTCAAAACGAATGTCTTGAGAAAGATAGAACTTTCTCAGAGCCCTTCCTTCCAGTttcagcttttttgttttgttttcagtttcaacTTTCATGACTCTAAGTAGGTAGGACAACTGTATTCAATGATAGATGTACTTATAGAGCACAAGAAGAGCAAAGAAGAAAGATTAATTCCAGAATGAGTTTCATCTGAGGGGCCTTTGAAGTAGACCTTAAGTGAAGAGTGAGGTTTACACGGGCAGCACTTGATGGAAGGGAGCTCAGTGAGAGGACGGCTTTGAGCCCAGAACTGGAGTTGGGAGAAGCTTAAGGAGGATAACAACCTCGGGTAACTAGAGAGGAGGATGCACAAAAGACCTAGTGACAGatgattaattaaaatttaaagcctGACTGTAGACGGTCAAATGTCAAGCTTCTACAGTTTGCCTGGAATTTGTGTCAGTCATAAATGTGTAGTTTCCAAAATCCATATGCTTCTCAGAAGCTAATCAAACATTTGCCCGCCTATAGCCTCTCAGGCCTTTCCTAGTTGTTCTCCATAATTGTTAAAATATGACAATGGTACTGAGAtcaattccataaatattttcaatattctgcTATAAAATCCTcaagggagaagggggaggataAACAAGAAACAATTAATTACACTTGAACAATAACAATCTCTTATAGCTTAAACTATCTTGAACTATGGTGATATCCAAGTAGTTCTTAATGTTTATTCTGGTCTTGAAAATTAGTCTCCTTGATGGAGCTACTACAAAACTGCAGTTGAAAAGCTGTACTTCCCACTCAGTCTTAAGATGATGTAGCACTGTCTATCTCCATCAATGGAATTAtcaatttctttttcaataagaaagctgagaataccattttaaaagtccattTTAACCCAGTATTTGTAAAGAGCTTTTAGCTTAATTCTATACTATTTTTACAAAATCCTATTACTCATTTGTATTTggcttttaaaatcttcttttagATTACATTTTCCCTGAATATAATACATACCAAGtactctttctttcattctttcttaaatacagtgaaagtcaaagaaaaagaaaaaatgtgccaCTAATCTCCTAGCCCAGATAACacctattaatattttgtttcatctGAGTATagatattgttttttaatttaagcacATTGGAATGATCTGCATGTTAAGACACCATTATTCAAGATATTGCCTATTTTCCTCCTTAACTTAGTCTCACAATTATTTGTGATTCTACATCCATAATTAAAGACCTATATCTCTATTGAGCTGTCTTCAATTtcagaatatatattaaatatatatattgaaatgggtgtatatatatatatatatatatatatatataaacatatatatgtttatgtttatgaTGCATTAAACTCTACATCATCAAAATTCAAATAGAAACAAGAGTTGCCATTTTTAGGCTATCAGAAGgacaagtacaaaaaaaaaatgtttgctactTCACACTGTTGAGGAATGTGGAAAAACAGATACTTTCTATGGGTATACTTGAATTGTCACAGTGAACTAAAAtcactggaatgggtaaatttaactcagatgaccgttatatctactactgtgggcaggaatcccttagaagaaatggagtagccatcatagtcaacaaaagagtctgaaatgcagtacttggatgcaatctcaaaaatgacagaatgatctctgttcctttccaaggcaaaccattcaatatcacggtaatccaagtctatgccccgaccagtaacgctaaagaagctgaagttgaacggttctatgaagatctacaagacgttatagaattaacacccaaaaaagatgtccttttcattataggggactggaatgcaaagtaggaagtcaagaaacacctggagtaacaagcaaatttggccttggagtacagaatgaagcagggcaaaagttaatagagttttgccaagagaacccactggtcaagcaaacaccctcttccaacaacacaagagaagactctacacttgatggccaacaccgaaatcagattgattatactctttgcagccaaagatggagaagctctatacagtcagcaaaaacaaggctgggagctgactgtggctcagatcatgaacacctcaTTGCCatattcagacataaattgaagaaagtggggaaaaccacaagaccattcaggtatgacctaaatcaaatcccttatgattatacagtggaagtgagaagtagatttaagggactagacatgatagacagagtgcatgatgaactatggatggaggttcatgacattgtacaggagacagggatcaagaccatccccaagaaaaagaaatgcaaaaatgaaaatggctgtcttaggaggccttacaaatagctgtgaaaagaagagaagcgaaaagcaaaggagaaaaggaaagatatacccatttgaaggcagagtttcaaagaatatccaggagagataagaaagccttcctcagcaatcaatgcaaagaaatagaggaaaacaatagaatgggaaagaatagagatctcttcaagaaaatttaag
The Cervus canadensis isolate Bull #8, Minnesota chromosome 6, ASM1932006v1, whole genome shotgun sequence genome window above contains:
- the RPS29 gene encoding 40S ribosomal protein S29, giving the protein MGHQQLYWSHPRKFGQGSRSCRVCSNRHGLIRKYGLNMCRQCFRQYAKDIGFIKLD